Proteins encoded by one window of Cannabis sativa cultivar Pink pepper isolate KNU-18-1 chromosome 4, ASM2916894v1, whole genome shotgun sequence:
- the LOC115712717 gene encoding RNA-binding motif protein 25 isoform X2 encodes MCGLPRFPSPYQTMVRPSFRPPGAIGMGVLSRPPIPGIRPIIPPVVRPAIVPNLTPAEKPQTTVYVGKIAPTVENDFILALLQVCGAVKSWKRGQVPTNGTPRGFGFCEFEGAEGVLRALRLLSKFNIDGQELVLNVNQATKDYLTRYVEKKTEVSKKVKEIDALVATAKEGEAAVSDEKKIDLPTPAAEEPKEDNDSVKKENDSATFGIVTDEDKEADRVASTKLKSMVEERMKNKPLPPPPALAPVDVIGNANSELPAKSRDGESEPDKNDAADDKNDDELTSDNKQVSENDRVAVSSPDKNRRNDRRSRERDRDRDQRRDKEREVERYERETERERIRKEREQRRKIEEAERLYEEYLKEWEYREREKEKQRQYEKEKEKERERKRRKEIMYEEEDEDDDSRKRWRRSAVEDKRKKRLKEKEEDLADRLKEEEEIAEAKRRAEEEKLQQEQKDALKSSLDNSTNGSEEPMLVEESNTELNDKAMEEDSEAESSRENCIGETNLHNGSTSDESTMAPPAAAIDMQQNGNVTTKKLGFGLVGSGKRTTVPSVFKEDDDDDAHKDKKMRPLVPIDYSTEELEATQPSVSGTTQSHLVAAAEFAKRISNVGPKEEKSDNEKERSKRTRERNDEDVVRSKNETKEKTHDADREHGIDKIKSSDNKKLLDAKQLIDMIPRTKEELFSYEINWAIYEKHALHERMRPWISKKITEFLGEEETTLVDYIVSSTQDHVEADRMLQLLQSILDEEAEMFVLKMWRMLIFEIKKVETGLSSSKSRT; translated from the exons ATGTGTG GGCTTCCTCGGTTCCCTTCTCCTTATCAAACAATGGTTCGACCTTCATTTCGACCGCCTGGAGCAATCGGTATGGGGGTACTATCTCGCCCACCTATTCCAGGAATTCGCCCAATCATTCCCCCTGTTGTTAGGCCAGCTATTGTTCCTAATCTTACTCCTGCTGAGAAACCACAAACCACTGTATACGTTGGCAAGATAGCACCCACAGTTGAAAATGATTTTATACTGGCTCTCCTTCAG GTTTGTGGAGCTGTCAAGAGTTGGAAACGTGGTCAAGTGCCCACAAATGGGACTCCCAGAGGCTTTGGGTTTTGTGAGTTTGAGGGTGCTGAAGGTGTTCTACGTGCATTGCGCTTGCTGAGTAAATTTAATATTGATGGGCAAGAACTTGTG TTAAATGTTAATCAAGCAACAAAAGATTATCTCACACGTTATGTTGAAAAGAAAACTGAAGTTTCTAAGAAGGTAAAAGAAATCGATGCTTTGGTGGCAACTGCTAAAGAGGGTGAAGCTGCAGTGAGTGATGAGAAGAAAATTGACCTTCCAACTCCGGCTGCAGAGGAGCCAAAGGAGGACAATGATTCGGTGAAAAAAGAGAATGACAGTGCCACCTTTGGGATTGTTACTGATGAGGACAAGGAAGCCGACCGGGTAGCTTCAACCAAGCTGAAAAGCATGGTAGAAGAGAGGATGAAAAACAAACCTCTCCCTCCACCTCCTGCTCTAGCACCTGTTGATGTCATTGGGAATGCAAACTCAGAGCTGCCCGCAAAATCGAGGGATGGGGAATCTGAACCTGATAAAAATG ATGCTGCCGATGACAAGAATGATGATGAGCTCACTAGTGACAACAAACAAGTTAGTGAGAATGACAGGGTTGCTGTTAGCTCACCTGATAAGAATAGGAGGAATGATAGAAGAAGCAGAGAGAGAGACCGAGATCGTGATCAGAGAAGGGATAAAGAGCGAGAGGTTGAAAGATACGAACGAGAAACAGAGCGAGAACGTATACGAAAAGAGAGGGAGCAAAGGAGGAAGATTGAGGAAGCTGAGCGCCTGTATGAAGAATATCTTAAAGAGTGGGAATACAGAGAAAGGGAGAAAGAGAAACAGCGTCAGTATGAGaaggaaaaagagaaagaaagggaACGTAAAAGGAGGAAAGAAATTAtgtatgaagaagaagatgaggatGATGATTCAAGAAAAAGGTGGCGAAGAAGTGCAGTGGAGGACAAGAGAAAGAAGAGGCTTAAAGAAAAGGAAGAGGACTTGGCTGACAGACtaaaagaggaagaagaaattgCAGAGGCCAAGAGGAGGGCTGAGGAGGAAAAGCTGCAACAGGAACAGAAAGATGCTTTGAAGAGTTCACTTGACAATTCAACCAATGGATCCGAAGAGCCTATGTTGGTGGAAGAATCCAACACTGAATTGAATGATAAAGCCATGGAAGAGGATTCTGAAGCTGAGTCCAGTCGTGAAAACTGTATTG GGGAAACAAATTTACATAACGGTAGTACCAGTGATGAATCAACCATGGCTCCTCCTGCTGCTGCAATAGATATGCAACAAAATGGCAATGTCACCACAAAGAAATTGGGCTTTGGTTTAGTTGGGTCTGGAAAACGTACTACAGTGCCTTCTGTGTTTAAGGAGGATGACGATGATGATGCACATAAGGATAAGAAGATGAGgcccttggttcccattgactATTCAACGGAGGAACTAGAAGCTACTCAACCGAGTGTTTCTGGAACAACTCAATCACATTTGGTTGCAGCTGCTGAATTTGCTAAGCGAATATCAAATGTTGGTCCCAAGGAAGAGAAATCTGACAATGAAAAGGAAAGAAGTAAACGCACACGAGAGCGGAACGATGAGGATGTTGTTCGCAGTAAAAATGAGACCAAGGAGAAGACTCATGATGCAGATCGAGAACATGGTATTGATAAGATAAAATCGTCAGACAATAAGAAGCTTCTAGATGCAAAACAATTGATTGATATGATCCCGAGGACCAAGGAGGAGTTATTTTCATATGAAATAAATTGGGCCATTTATGAGAAG CACGCTTTGCACGAGAGAATGAGACCGTGGATCTCTAAAAAGATAACGGAGTTTCTGGGAGAGGAAGAAACCACTTTGGTAGATTACATCGTGTCCAGCACTCAGGATCATGTGGAAGCAGACCGCATGCTGCAGCTTCTTCAATCGATTTTAGACGAGGAAGCGGAAATGTTCGTTCTTAAGATGTGGAGGATGCTCATCTTCGAAATTAAGAAGGTGGAGACAGGCTTGTCATCTTCAAAATCAAGAACATAA
- the LOC115712717 gene encoding RNA-binding motif protein 25 isoform X1, whose protein sequence is MAEPSSSPATQQSNPPNENPTTTTTATQPNQEVVSTQPPQLPPPPLQTPSPSIPVAATVNLNPTIVPPLPPPPSISYAVPSVSGVSTVPPSAPSFRPVPQFTPVPNPNYQNPVVQPPGVGSVTAMAPGAATGGPGAMTIPMQQPLMQPYQLAPGQTLNPALRPPYAPMPNGYAAMPGLPRFPSPYQTMVRPSFRPPGAIGMGVLSRPPIPGIRPIIPPVVRPAIVPNLTPAEKPQTTVYVGKIAPTVENDFILALLQVCGAVKSWKRGQVPTNGTPRGFGFCEFEGAEGVLRALRLLSKFNIDGQELVLNVNQATKDYLTRYVEKKTEVSKKVKEIDALVATAKEGEAAVSDEKKIDLPTPAAEEPKEDNDSVKKENDSATFGIVTDEDKEADRVASTKLKSMVEERMKNKPLPPPPALAPVDVIGNANSELPAKSRDGESEPDKNDAADDKNDDELTSDNKQVSENDRVAVSSPDKNRRNDRRSRERDRDRDQRRDKEREVERYERETERERIRKEREQRRKIEEAERLYEEYLKEWEYREREKEKQRQYEKEKEKERERKRRKEIMYEEEDEDDDSRKRWRRSAVEDKRKKRLKEKEEDLADRLKEEEEIAEAKRRAEEEKLQQEQKDALKSSLDNSTNGSEEPMLVEESNTELNDKAMEEDSEAESSRENCIGETNLHNGSTSDESTMAPPAAAIDMQQNGNVTTKKLGFGLVGSGKRTTVPSVFKEDDDDDAHKDKKMRPLVPIDYSTEELEATQPSVSGTTQSHLVAAAEFAKRISNVGPKEEKSDNEKERSKRTRERNDEDVVRSKNETKEKTHDADREHGIDKIKSSDNKKLLDAKQLIDMIPRTKEELFSYEINWAIYEKHALHERMRPWISKKITEFLGEEETTLVDYIVSSTQDHVEADRMLQLLQSILDEEAEMFVLKMWRMLIFEIKKVETGLSSSKSRT, encoded by the exons ATGGCGGAACCTTCTTCTTCTCCGGCAACCCAACAATCAAATCCGCCTAACGAAAACCCCACCACCACTACCACCGCTACCCAACCCAATCAAGAAGTGGTCTCCACTCAACCCCCACAACTACCACCGCCGCCGCTGCAAACGCCTTCGCCTTCCATTCCCGTCGCAGCAACCGTTAATTTAAATCCAACCATAGTtcctcctcttcctcctcctccgTCTATCTCGTATGCAGTTCCGTCGGTGTCTGGTGTCTCCACCGTTCCACCGTCAGCGCCGTCATTCCGTCCGGTTCCTCAGTTCACTCCTGTACCTAACCCGAATTATCAAAATCCAGTTGTTCAACCCCCCGGTGTTGGTTCGGTGACGGCGATGGCTCCTGGCGCGGCAACCGGTGGTCCTGGTGCTATGACGATTCCTATGCAGCAGCCATTGATGCAGCCGTATCAGCTCGCCCCTGGTCAGACTCTTAACCCTGCTTTGAGACCTCCGTACGCGCCGATGCCAAATGGATACGCAGCCATGCCTG GGCTTCCTCGGTTCCCTTCTCCTTATCAAACAATGGTTCGACCTTCATTTCGACCGCCTGGAGCAATCGGTATGGGGGTACTATCTCGCCCACCTATTCCAGGAATTCGCCCAATCATTCCCCCTGTTGTTAGGCCAGCTATTGTTCCTAATCTTACTCCTGCTGAGAAACCACAAACCACTGTATACGTTGGCAAGATAGCACCCACAGTTGAAAATGATTTTATACTGGCTCTCCTTCAG GTTTGTGGAGCTGTCAAGAGTTGGAAACGTGGTCAAGTGCCCACAAATGGGACTCCCAGAGGCTTTGGGTTTTGTGAGTTTGAGGGTGCTGAAGGTGTTCTACGTGCATTGCGCTTGCTGAGTAAATTTAATATTGATGGGCAAGAACTTGTG TTAAATGTTAATCAAGCAACAAAAGATTATCTCACACGTTATGTTGAAAAGAAAACTGAAGTTTCTAAGAAGGTAAAAGAAATCGATGCTTTGGTGGCAACTGCTAAAGAGGGTGAAGCTGCAGTGAGTGATGAGAAGAAAATTGACCTTCCAACTCCGGCTGCAGAGGAGCCAAAGGAGGACAATGATTCGGTGAAAAAAGAGAATGACAGTGCCACCTTTGGGATTGTTACTGATGAGGACAAGGAAGCCGACCGGGTAGCTTCAACCAAGCTGAAAAGCATGGTAGAAGAGAGGATGAAAAACAAACCTCTCCCTCCACCTCCTGCTCTAGCACCTGTTGATGTCATTGGGAATGCAAACTCAGAGCTGCCCGCAAAATCGAGGGATGGGGAATCTGAACCTGATAAAAATG ATGCTGCCGATGACAAGAATGATGATGAGCTCACTAGTGACAACAAACAAGTTAGTGAGAATGACAGGGTTGCTGTTAGCTCACCTGATAAGAATAGGAGGAATGATAGAAGAAGCAGAGAGAGAGACCGAGATCGTGATCAGAGAAGGGATAAAGAGCGAGAGGTTGAAAGATACGAACGAGAAACAGAGCGAGAACGTATACGAAAAGAGAGGGAGCAAAGGAGGAAGATTGAGGAAGCTGAGCGCCTGTATGAAGAATATCTTAAAGAGTGGGAATACAGAGAAAGGGAGAAAGAGAAACAGCGTCAGTATGAGaaggaaaaagagaaagaaagggaACGTAAAAGGAGGAAAGAAATTAtgtatgaagaagaagatgaggatGATGATTCAAGAAAAAGGTGGCGAAGAAGTGCAGTGGAGGACAAGAGAAAGAAGAGGCTTAAAGAAAAGGAAGAGGACTTGGCTGACAGACtaaaagaggaagaagaaattgCAGAGGCCAAGAGGAGGGCTGAGGAGGAAAAGCTGCAACAGGAACAGAAAGATGCTTTGAAGAGTTCACTTGACAATTCAACCAATGGATCCGAAGAGCCTATGTTGGTGGAAGAATCCAACACTGAATTGAATGATAAAGCCATGGAAGAGGATTCTGAAGCTGAGTCCAGTCGTGAAAACTGTATTG GGGAAACAAATTTACATAACGGTAGTACCAGTGATGAATCAACCATGGCTCCTCCTGCTGCTGCAATAGATATGCAACAAAATGGCAATGTCACCACAAAGAAATTGGGCTTTGGTTTAGTTGGGTCTGGAAAACGTACTACAGTGCCTTCTGTGTTTAAGGAGGATGACGATGATGATGCACATAAGGATAAGAAGATGAGgcccttggttcccattgactATTCAACGGAGGAACTAGAAGCTACTCAACCGAGTGTTTCTGGAACAACTCAATCACATTTGGTTGCAGCTGCTGAATTTGCTAAGCGAATATCAAATGTTGGTCCCAAGGAAGAGAAATCTGACAATGAAAAGGAAAGAAGTAAACGCACACGAGAGCGGAACGATGAGGATGTTGTTCGCAGTAAAAATGAGACCAAGGAGAAGACTCATGATGCAGATCGAGAACATGGTATTGATAAGATAAAATCGTCAGACAATAAGAAGCTTCTAGATGCAAAACAATTGATTGATATGATCCCGAGGACCAAGGAGGAGTTATTTTCATATGAAATAAATTGGGCCATTTATGAGAAG CACGCTTTGCACGAGAGAATGAGACCGTGGATCTCTAAAAAGATAACGGAGTTTCTGGGAGAGGAAGAAACCACTTTGGTAGATTACATCGTGTCCAGCACTCAGGATCATGTGGAAGCAGACCGCATGCTGCAGCTTCTTCAATCGATTTTAGACGAGGAAGCGGAAATGTTCGTTCTTAAGATGTGGAGGATGCTCATCTTCGAAATTAAGAAGGTGGAGACAGGCTTGTCATCTTCAAAATCAAGAACATAA
- the LOC115712717 gene encoding RNA-binding motif protein 25 isoform X4: protein MAEPSSSPATQQSNPPNENPTTTTTATQPNQEVVSTQPPQLPPPPLQTPSPSIPVAATVNLNPTIVPPLPPPPSISYAVPSVSGVSTVPPSAPSFRPVPQFTPVPNPNYQNPVVQPPGVGSVTAMAPGAATGGPGAMTIPMQQPLMQPYQLAPGQTLNPALRPPYAPMPNGYAAMPGGLFIFVFIYVGLPRFPSPYQTMVRPSFRPPGAIGMGVLSRPPIPGIRPIIPPVVRPAIVPNLTPAEKPQTTVYVGKIAPTVENDFILALLQVCGAVKSWKRGQVPTNGTPRGFGFCEFEGAEGVLRALRLLSKFNIDGQELVLNVNQATKDYLTRYVEKKTEVSKKVKEIDALVATAKEGEAAVSDEKKIDLPTPAAEEPKEDNDSVKKENDSATFGIVTDEDKEADRVASTKLKSMVEERMKNKPLPPPPALAPVDVIGNANSELPAKSRDGESEPDKNDAADDKNDDELTSDNKQVSENDRVAVSSPDKNRRNDRRSRERDRDRDQRRDKEREVERYERETERERIRKEREQRRKIEEAERLYEEYLKEWEYREREKEKQRQYEKEKEKERERKRRKEIMYEEEDEDDDSRKRWRRSAVEDKRKKRLKEKEEDLADRLKEEEEIAEAKRRAEEEKLQQEQKDALKSSLDNSTNGSEEPMLVEESNTELNDKAMEEDSEAESSRENCIGETNLHNGSTSDESTMAPPAAAIDMQQNGNVTTKKLGFGLVGSGKRTTVPSVFKEDDDDDAHKDKKMRPLVPIDYSTEELEATQPSVSGTTQSHLVAAAEFAKRISNVGPKEEKSDNEKERSKRTRERNDEDVVRSKNETKEKTHDADREHGIDKIKSSDNKKLLDAKQLIDMIPRTKEELFSYEINWAIYEKHALHERMRPWISKKITEFLGEEETTLVDYIVSSTQDHVEADRMLQLLQSILDEEAEMFVLKMWRMLIFEIKKVETGLSSSKSRT from the exons ATGGCGGAACCTTCTTCTTCTCCGGCAACCCAACAATCAAATCCGCCTAACGAAAACCCCACCACCACTACCACCGCTACCCAACCCAATCAAGAAGTGGTCTCCACTCAACCCCCACAACTACCACCGCCGCCGCTGCAAACGCCTTCGCCTTCCATTCCCGTCGCAGCAACCGTTAATTTAAATCCAACCATAGTtcctcctcttcctcctcctccgTCTATCTCGTATGCAGTTCCGTCGGTGTCTGGTGTCTCCACCGTTCCACCGTCAGCGCCGTCATTCCGTCCGGTTCCTCAGTTCACTCCTGTACCTAACCCGAATTATCAAAATCCAGTTGTTCAACCCCCCGGTGTTGGTTCGGTGACGGCGATGGCTCCTGGCGCGGCAACCGGTGGTCCTGGTGCTATGACGATTCCTATGCAGCAGCCATTGATGCAGCCGTATCAGCTCGCCCCTGGTCAGACTCTTAACCCTGCTTTGAGACCTCCGTACGCGCCGATGCCAAATGGATACGCAGCCATGCCTGGTGGGTTATTC atatttgtttttatttatgtagGGCTTCCTCGGTTCCCTTCTCCTTATCAAACAATGGTTCGACCTTCATTTCGACCGCCTGGAGCAATCGGTATGGGGGTACTATCTCGCCCACCTATTCCAGGAATTCGCCCAATCATTCCCCCTGTTGTTAGGCCAGCTATTGTTCCTAATCTTACTCCTGCTGAGAAACCACAAACCACTGTATACGTTGGCAAGATAGCACCCACAGTTGAAAATGATTTTATACTGGCTCTCCTTCAG GTTTGTGGAGCTGTCAAGAGTTGGAAACGTGGTCAAGTGCCCACAAATGGGACTCCCAGAGGCTTTGGGTTTTGTGAGTTTGAGGGTGCTGAAGGTGTTCTACGTGCATTGCGCTTGCTGAGTAAATTTAATATTGATGGGCAAGAACTTGTG TTAAATGTTAATCAAGCAACAAAAGATTATCTCACACGTTATGTTGAAAAGAAAACTGAAGTTTCTAAGAAGGTAAAAGAAATCGATGCTTTGGTGGCAACTGCTAAAGAGGGTGAAGCTGCAGTGAGTGATGAGAAGAAAATTGACCTTCCAACTCCGGCTGCAGAGGAGCCAAAGGAGGACAATGATTCGGTGAAAAAAGAGAATGACAGTGCCACCTTTGGGATTGTTACTGATGAGGACAAGGAAGCCGACCGGGTAGCTTCAACCAAGCTGAAAAGCATGGTAGAAGAGAGGATGAAAAACAAACCTCTCCCTCCACCTCCTGCTCTAGCACCTGTTGATGTCATTGGGAATGCAAACTCAGAGCTGCCCGCAAAATCGAGGGATGGGGAATCTGAACCTGATAAAAATG ATGCTGCCGATGACAAGAATGATGATGAGCTCACTAGTGACAACAAACAAGTTAGTGAGAATGACAGGGTTGCTGTTAGCTCACCTGATAAGAATAGGAGGAATGATAGAAGAAGCAGAGAGAGAGACCGAGATCGTGATCAGAGAAGGGATAAAGAGCGAGAGGTTGAAAGATACGAACGAGAAACAGAGCGAGAACGTATACGAAAAGAGAGGGAGCAAAGGAGGAAGATTGAGGAAGCTGAGCGCCTGTATGAAGAATATCTTAAAGAGTGGGAATACAGAGAAAGGGAGAAAGAGAAACAGCGTCAGTATGAGaaggaaaaagagaaagaaagggaACGTAAAAGGAGGAAAGAAATTAtgtatgaagaagaagatgaggatGATGATTCAAGAAAAAGGTGGCGAAGAAGTGCAGTGGAGGACAAGAGAAAGAAGAGGCTTAAAGAAAAGGAAGAGGACTTGGCTGACAGACtaaaagaggaagaagaaattgCAGAGGCCAAGAGGAGGGCTGAGGAGGAAAAGCTGCAACAGGAACAGAAAGATGCTTTGAAGAGTTCACTTGACAATTCAACCAATGGATCCGAAGAGCCTATGTTGGTGGAAGAATCCAACACTGAATTGAATGATAAAGCCATGGAAGAGGATTCTGAAGCTGAGTCCAGTCGTGAAAACTGTATTG GGGAAACAAATTTACATAACGGTAGTACCAGTGATGAATCAACCATGGCTCCTCCTGCTGCTGCAATAGATATGCAACAAAATGGCAATGTCACCACAAAGAAATTGGGCTTTGGTTTAGTTGGGTCTGGAAAACGTACTACAGTGCCTTCTGTGTTTAAGGAGGATGACGATGATGATGCACATAAGGATAAGAAGATGAGgcccttggttcccattgactATTCAACGGAGGAACTAGAAGCTACTCAACCGAGTGTTTCTGGAACAACTCAATCACATTTGGTTGCAGCTGCTGAATTTGCTAAGCGAATATCAAATGTTGGTCCCAAGGAAGAGAAATCTGACAATGAAAAGGAAAGAAGTAAACGCACACGAGAGCGGAACGATGAGGATGTTGTTCGCAGTAAAAATGAGACCAAGGAGAAGACTCATGATGCAGATCGAGAACATGGTATTGATAAGATAAAATCGTCAGACAATAAGAAGCTTCTAGATGCAAAACAATTGATTGATATGATCCCGAGGACCAAGGAGGAGTTATTTTCATATGAAATAAATTGGGCCATTTATGAGAAG CACGCTTTGCACGAGAGAATGAGACCGTGGATCTCTAAAAAGATAACGGAGTTTCTGGGAGAGGAAGAAACCACTTTGGTAGATTACATCGTGTCCAGCACTCAGGATCATGTGGAAGCAGACCGCATGCTGCAGCTTCTTCAATCGATTTTAGACGAGGAAGCGGAAATGTTCGTTCTTAAGATGTGGAGGATGCTCATCTTCGAAATTAAGAAGGTGGAGACAGGCTTGTCATCTTCAAAATCAAGAACATAA
- the LOC115712717 gene encoding RNA-binding motif protein 25 isoform X3 encodes MVRPSFRPPGAIGMGVLSRPPIPGIRPIIPPVVRPAIVPNLTPAEKPQTTVYVGKIAPTVENDFILALLQVCGAVKSWKRGQVPTNGTPRGFGFCEFEGAEGVLRALRLLSKFNIDGQELVLNVNQATKDYLTRYVEKKTEVSKKVKEIDALVATAKEGEAAVSDEKKIDLPTPAAEEPKEDNDSVKKENDSATFGIVTDEDKEADRVASTKLKSMVEERMKNKPLPPPPALAPVDVIGNANSELPAKSRDGESEPDKNDAADDKNDDELTSDNKQVSENDRVAVSSPDKNRRNDRRSRERDRDRDQRRDKEREVERYERETERERIRKEREQRRKIEEAERLYEEYLKEWEYREREKEKQRQYEKEKEKERERKRRKEIMYEEEDEDDDSRKRWRRSAVEDKRKKRLKEKEEDLADRLKEEEEIAEAKRRAEEEKLQQEQKDALKSSLDNSTNGSEEPMLVEESNTELNDKAMEEDSEAESSRENCIGETNLHNGSTSDESTMAPPAAAIDMQQNGNVTTKKLGFGLVGSGKRTTVPSVFKEDDDDDAHKDKKMRPLVPIDYSTEELEATQPSVSGTTQSHLVAAAEFAKRISNVGPKEEKSDNEKERSKRTRERNDEDVVRSKNETKEKTHDADREHGIDKIKSSDNKKLLDAKQLIDMIPRTKEELFSYEINWAIYEKHALHERMRPWISKKITEFLGEEETTLVDYIVSSTQDHVEADRMLQLLQSILDEEAEMFVLKMWRMLIFEIKKVETGLSSSKSRT; translated from the exons ATGGTTCGACCTTCATTTCGACCGCCTGGAGCAATCGGTATGGGGGTACTATCTCGCCCACCTATTCCAGGAATTCGCCCAATCATTCCCCCTGTTGTTAGGCCAGCTATTGTTCCTAATCTTACTCCTGCTGAGAAACCACAAACCACTGTATACGTTGGCAAGATAGCACCCACAGTTGAAAATGATTTTATACTGGCTCTCCTTCAG GTTTGTGGAGCTGTCAAGAGTTGGAAACGTGGTCAAGTGCCCACAAATGGGACTCCCAGAGGCTTTGGGTTTTGTGAGTTTGAGGGTGCTGAAGGTGTTCTACGTGCATTGCGCTTGCTGAGTAAATTTAATATTGATGGGCAAGAACTTGTG TTAAATGTTAATCAAGCAACAAAAGATTATCTCACACGTTATGTTGAAAAGAAAACTGAAGTTTCTAAGAAGGTAAAAGAAATCGATGCTTTGGTGGCAACTGCTAAAGAGGGTGAAGCTGCAGTGAGTGATGAGAAGAAAATTGACCTTCCAACTCCGGCTGCAGAGGAGCCAAAGGAGGACAATGATTCGGTGAAAAAAGAGAATGACAGTGCCACCTTTGGGATTGTTACTGATGAGGACAAGGAAGCCGACCGGGTAGCTTCAACCAAGCTGAAAAGCATGGTAGAAGAGAGGATGAAAAACAAACCTCTCCCTCCACCTCCTGCTCTAGCACCTGTTGATGTCATTGGGAATGCAAACTCAGAGCTGCCCGCAAAATCGAGGGATGGGGAATCTGAACCTGATAAAAATG ATGCTGCCGATGACAAGAATGATGATGAGCTCACTAGTGACAACAAACAAGTTAGTGAGAATGACAGGGTTGCTGTTAGCTCACCTGATAAGAATAGGAGGAATGATAGAAGAAGCAGAGAGAGAGACCGAGATCGTGATCAGAGAAGGGATAAAGAGCGAGAGGTTGAAAGATACGAACGAGAAACAGAGCGAGAACGTATACGAAAAGAGAGGGAGCAAAGGAGGAAGATTGAGGAAGCTGAGCGCCTGTATGAAGAATATCTTAAAGAGTGGGAATACAGAGAAAGGGAGAAAGAGAAACAGCGTCAGTATGAGaaggaaaaagagaaagaaagggaACGTAAAAGGAGGAAAGAAATTAtgtatgaagaagaagatgaggatGATGATTCAAGAAAAAGGTGGCGAAGAAGTGCAGTGGAGGACAAGAGAAAGAAGAGGCTTAAAGAAAAGGAAGAGGACTTGGCTGACAGACtaaaagaggaagaagaaattgCAGAGGCCAAGAGGAGGGCTGAGGAGGAAAAGCTGCAACAGGAACAGAAAGATGCTTTGAAGAGTTCACTTGACAATTCAACCAATGGATCCGAAGAGCCTATGTTGGTGGAAGAATCCAACACTGAATTGAATGATAAAGCCATGGAAGAGGATTCTGAAGCTGAGTCCAGTCGTGAAAACTGTATTG GGGAAACAAATTTACATAACGGTAGTACCAGTGATGAATCAACCATGGCTCCTCCTGCTGCTGCAATAGATATGCAACAAAATGGCAATGTCACCACAAAGAAATTGGGCTTTGGTTTAGTTGGGTCTGGAAAACGTACTACAGTGCCTTCTGTGTTTAAGGAGGATGACGATGATGATGCACATAAGGATAAGAAGATGAGgcccttggttcccattgactATTCAACGGAGGAACTAGAAGCTACTCAACCGAGTGTTTCTGGAACAACTCAATCACATTTGGTTGCAGCTGCTGAATTTGCTAAGCGAATATCAAATGTTGGTCCCAAGGAAGAGAAATCTGACAATGAAAAGGAAAGAAGTAAACGCACACGAGAGCGGAACGATGAGGATGTTGTTCGCAGTAAAAATGAGACCAAGGAGAAGACTCATGATGCAGATCGAGAACATGGTATTGATAAGATAAAATCGTCAGACAATAAGAAGCTTCTAGATGCAAAACAATTGATTGATATGATCCCGAGGACCAAGGAGGAGTTATTTTCATATGAAATAAATTGGGCCATTTATGAGAAG CACGCTTTGCACGAGAGAATGAGACCGTGGATCTCTAAAAAGATAACGGAGTTTCTGGGAGAGGAAGAAACCACTTTGGTAGATTACATCGTGTCCAGCACTCAGGATCATGTGGAAGCAGACCGCATGCTGCAGCTTCTTCAATCGATTTTAGACGAGGAAGCGGAAATGTTCGTTCTTAAGATGTGGAGGATGCTCATCTTCGAAATTAAGAAGGTGGAGACAGGCTTGTCATCTTCAAAATCAAGAACATAA